Proteins encoded by one window of Lathyrus oleraceus cultivar Zhongwan6 chromosome 1, CAAS_Psat_ZW6_1.0, whole genome shotgun sequence:
- the LOC127088709 gene encoding uncharacterized protein LOC127088709, translating to MANGGFPFQMPMLTKNNYDNWSIKMKALLGAQDVWDIVEKGFNEQDEVSLSQGVNETLRESRKRDKTTLFLIYQSVDEDTFEKISNATTTKEAWDKLQTCNKGVEQVKKIRLQTLRGDFERLFMEESESISDYFSRVLAVVNQLKRNGEDVDEVKVMEKILRTLNPSFDFIVTNIEENEDLKTMTIEQLMGSLQAYKEKQKRKIKQKEAMEKLLQLNIKEANYANYKSQRGRGRGQDRGRGRGHGGEGRGSYNNYSNNGERSWNPQATRGRGRGNSWSRCEKSQIKCFNSTRSVTMHLSVDSRRKLWRKLTL from the coding sequence ATGGCGAATGGAGGTTTTCCTTTTCAAATGCCGATGCTCACAAAGAACAACTATGACAATTGGAGTATCAAGATGAAGGCGCTACTAGGAGCTCAAGATGTGTGGGATATCGTTGAGAAAGGCTTCAATGAGCAAGATGAAGTCTCGCTAAGCCAAGGTGTAAATGAGACATTGAGGGAGTCAAGAAAGAGAGACAAGACAACTCTCTTCCTCATTTATCAATCGGTGGATGAAGATACATTTGAGAAGATCTCCAACGCAACGACGACCAAAGAAGCATGGGACAAACTTCAAACTTGCAACAAAGGAGTGGAACAGGTGAAAAAGATTCGTCTTCAAACTCTTAGAGGTGATTTTGAACGTTTATTTATGGAAGAGTCCGAGTCAATTTCTGATTATTTTTCTCGAGTATTGGCCGTAGTCAATCAACTTAAAAGAAATGGTGAAGATGTTGATGAGGTAAAAGTCATGGAGAAAATACTTCGTACTTTAAATCCAAGTTTTGACTTCATTGTTACCAACATTGAAGAAAACGAGGATTTAAAGACCATGACTATTGAGCAACTCATGGGTTCCTTACAAGCAtacaaagaaaaacaaaagagaaaaattaaaCAAAAGGAGGCTATGGAGAAACTACTACAACTCAACATAAAGGAAGCAAATTATGCGAATTACAAGAGCCAAAGAGGACGAGGTCGTGGCCAAGATCGTGGGCGTGGACGAGGACATGGAGGAGAAGGAAGAGGCAGTTACAACAACTACTCTAACAATGGAGAAAGAAGTTGGAATCCACAAGCAACAAGAGGTCGTGGAAGAGGAAATTCATGGTCGAGGTGTGAGAAATCACAAATCAAGTGCTTTAACTCAACAAGATCGGTCACTATGCATCTGAGTGTAGATTCTCGAAGAAAGTTGTGGAGAAAGCTAACTTTGTAG
- the LOC127079138 gene encoding polygalacturonase has product MITMFHKKIHIFLFSATLFIIIILFETSNAVSINVVSFGAKPDGKQDSTKHFLSAWSSACKSNEASTIHVPQGSFLLKQVTFWGPCINKIDFKIEGTIVAPSSYVSLGSSGYWILFMKVNRVSIYGGTIDGKGDDYWHCRKAGKSCPPGARSISFSWSKNVLVSGLTSLNSKSIHIAVDHCKNVVIKDVNIKAPSRSPNTDGINVQFSTQVTISHATIMTGDDCISINQGTTHVWIERIACGPGHGISIGSLGSYSNEAGVENITVTDSVFTKTDNGVRIKSWAKPSNGYARDIEFRNLIMQNVYNPIIIDQRYCSKRECPHQSSGVKISGVSYEHIKGTSASPVAIKFDCSESKPCEGLKLHDIKLVYLRGSGKSSCTNVGGSSTGVVIPKSCF; this is encoded by the exons ATGATTACCATGTTTCATAAAAAGATTCACATCTTTCTATTTTCAGCCACAttattcatcatcatcatcttgTTTGAAACTTCAAATGCTGTCTCCATCAATGTGGTTAGCTTTGGTGCAAAACCTGATGGCAAACAAGACTCAACCAAACATTTTCTAAGTGCATGGTCTTCAGCATGCAAATCAAATGAAGCATCCACAATTCATGTTCCTCAAGGAAGTTTCTTGTTGAAACAAGTCACATTTTGGGGTCCTTGCATCAACAAGATTGATTTTAAAATTGAGGGTACTATAGTTGCACCTTCAAGTTATGTGTCACTAGGTAGTTCAGGATATTGGATCTTGTTTATGAAGGTTAATAGGGTTTCTATTTATGGTGGGACTATTGATGGAAAGGGTGATGACTATTGGCATTGTAGAAAAGCTGGAAAAAGTTGTCCTCCCGGAGCAAGG TCTATATCATTTAGTTGGTCCAAGAATGTGCTGGTTAGTGGATTAACATCATTAAACAGCAAGTCAATACACATTGCAGTGGACCATTGCAAAAATGTTGTGATAAAAGATGTGAATATCAAAGCTCCTAGTAGAAGCCCAAACACAGATGGAATAAATGTGCAATTTTCAACTCAAGTTACTATCAGCCATGCTACCATAATGACAGGTGATGATTGCATATCCATAAATCAAGGTACAACTCATGTGTGGATCGAGCGAATTGCTTGTGGCCCTGGTCATGGCATTAG CATTGGAAGTTTGGGCAGCTATTCAAATGAAGCTGGAGTTGAGAACATAACAGTGACAGATTCAGTGTTTACGAAAACAGATAATGGTGTGAGAATAAAATCATGGGCAAAACCAAGCAATGGATATGCAAGAGACATTGAGTTTAGGAACCTCATAATGCAAAATGTTTACAATCCAATCATTATTGATCAAAGATATTGCTCCAAAAGGGAATGTCCTCACCAG AGTTCTGGAGTGAAAATAAGTGGTGTATCATATGAACACATAAAAGGAACTTCAGCAAGTCCAGTAGCTATCAAATTTGATTGCAGTGAAAGCAAGCCATGTGAGGGTCTTAAACTTCATGATATAAAGCTCGTTTATCTAAGAGGGTCTGGAAAATCATCTTGTACAAATGTTGGTGGAAGCAGCACTGGAGTGGTCATTCCAAAGAGTTGCTTTTGA